The Altererythrobacter sp. Root672 genome includes a window with the following:
- a CDS encoding glycoside hydrolase family 108 protein yields MTIDQLIEGTLVREGGYVDHPSDPGGATKYGITQRVARANGYSGPMRDFPIALARDIYRREYVEKPGLLGIAEIDPHVAEEVIDSGVNVGPKRAKLWFQQALNLLNRRGQDYADISEDGAIGPATLGAFRALRRRRGEAEARELMLKALNGLQFAHYFALARGNARFEDFMAGWLDNRVGAA; encoded by the coding sequence ATGACGATAGATCAGTTGATCGAAGGAACACTCGTGCGCGAAGGCGGCTACGTCGATCACCCCTCCGATCCCGGCGGCGCGACGAAGTACGGGATCACGCAGAGAGTCGCCCGGGCGAATGGCTATTCGGGCCCGATGCGCGATTTTCCGATCGCCCTGGCGCGAGATATCTATCGACGAGAATACGTCGAAAAGCCTGGCCTGCTCGGTATCGCCGAGATCGATCCGCACGTCGCCGAAGAGGTGATCGACAGCGGCGTGAACGTCGGCCCCAAGCGTGCCAAGCTGTGGTTTCAGCAGGCCCTCAACCTGCTCAACCGGCGCGGACAGGACTATGCCGACATCAGCGAGGACGGGGCCATCGGGCCGGCAACGCTCGGCGCCTTCCGCGCCCTTCGCCGACGACGCGGTGAAGCCGAGGCGCGCGAGCTCATGCTCAAGGCGCTCAACGGCCTGCAGTTCGCGCACTACTTTGCACTCGCCCGAGGCAACGCCCGGTTCGAAGACTTCATGGCCGGCTGGCTCGACAACCGGGTAGGTGCAGCATGA
- a CDS encoding helix-turn-helix domain-containing protein, whose product MSGSLATRIKAIRQTAGLNQTEFANRLGTTQSTVARWEKGAEPSGPMLHAIARVASTTVERLMGTDDLASAAADQIPVVGYVGAGAAVTPFDDYAPGDGMAFVERPPFVSGRAVAVEVKGDSLLPVAEDGWRLVYTGEQTIVEDQVLNKLCVVQLSDGRLLVKRLMRGSKPQRYHLVSTNAPIMEDIEIEWAAPVRAIIPQ is encoded by the coding sequence ATGAGTGGAAGCCTCGCAACCCGTATCAAAGCCATCCGGCAGACTGCCGGGCTGAACCAGACGGAATTCGCCAATCGCCTGGGAACCACCCAGTCGACCGTGGCGCGGTGGGAGAAGGGCGCGGAGCCCAGCGGGCCCATGCTGCACGCCATCGCGAGGGTGGCGAGCACGACGGTTGAGAGGCTGATGGGAACCGACGACCTAGCCTCGGCGGCAGCGGACCAGATCCCGGTCGTCGGCTACGTCGGCGCCGGCGCGGCCGTGACCCCCTTCGACGACTACGCGCCCGGCGACGGCATGGCCTTCGTCGAACGGCCGCCGTTTGTCTCGGGGCGGGCGGTTGCGGTCGAAGTGAAGGGCGACAGCCTGCTACCTGTGGCCGAGGACGGCTGGCGCTTGGTCTACACCGGCGAACAGACGATCGTAGAGGACCAGGTCCTCAACAAGCTCTGCGTCGTCCAGTTGAGCGACGGGAGGCTGCTGGTGAAGCGCCTGATGCGCGGATCGAAGCCCCAGCGCTACCACCTGGTCTCGACCAACGCGCCGATCATGGAGGACATCGAGATCGAATGGGCAGCGCCTGTGCGGGCGATCATCCCGCAGTGA
- the cpdR gene encoding cell cycle two-component system response regulator CpdR, whose amino-acid sequence MIRILLAEDDEAMRTYLARALEQAGYSVDSVDRGTEAIPLLESQQYDLLLSDIVMPEMDGIELAQRCAEICPGTRVMFITGFAAVTLRASREAPKAKMLSKPFHLKDLVLEVERIFEDEKTEASFRP is encoded by the coding sequence ATGATCCGCATCCTGCTGGCAGAAGACGACGAGGCGATGCGCACCTACTTGGCGCGGGCGCTCGAACAGGCCGGCTACTCGGTCGATTCGGTCGATCGCGGCACGGAAGCCATCCCCCTGCTCGAATCGCAGCAATACGATCTGCTCCTGTCCGACATCGTGATGCCGGAAATGGACGGAATCGAACTGGCGCAGCGTTGTGCCGAGATTTGCCCGGGCACCCGCGTGATGTTCATCACCGGCTTTGCCGCGGTCACCTTGCGGGCCAGCCGCGAAGCGCCGAAGGCGAAAATGCTCTCCAAGCCGTTCCACCTCAAGGATCTGGTGCTCGAAGTCGAACGCATTTTCGAGGACGAAAAGACCGAAGCGTCCTTTCGACCCTGA
- a CDS encoding N-formylglutamate amidohydrolase yields MGPVARESRNLRGGSIPGTAAHPAFTLTQRIAPPVPVIIAVPHAGRVYPAEFAENFRHSSQASLRLEDRFADLVAEAVARETGASLLVAHAPRAMIDLNRAPDDIDWDMVEGEAPVSRTRHAAGRRARSGLGLVPRRLPGLGELWKQGMTCEELAARIEQVHQPYHAALSRGLESLRDRWGAALLIDLHSMPPLGPKRGSDAAVDFVIGDRFGASASSSLSAAAFDHFTSIGRRAAHNRPYAGGYVLDRHASPSRGLHALQLEICRATYLDSELREPGPGLEAITNAVSGLIRRLSGELIGGWGLPQAAE; encoded by the coding sequence ATGGGCCCAGTGGCACGAGAATCGCGCAACTTGCGCGGCGGAAGCATTCCGGGAACGGCCGCCCATCCGGCGTTTACCCTGACCCAGAGAATTGCGCCCCCGGTTCCGGTCATCATTGCCGTGCCGCATGCGGGCCGAGTCTATCCGGCCGAGTTCGCCGAAAACTTCCGCCATTCTTCACAGGCCAGCTTGAGGCTGGAAGACCGCTTTGCGGACCTGGTGGCAGAGGCCGTCGCGCGGGAGACCGGTGCGTCGCTGCTGGTGGCCCACGCGCCTCGGGCGATGATCGACCTCAACCGCGCGCCCGACGACATCGACTGGGACATGGTCGAAGGCGAAGCTCCGGTTAGCCGTACCCGCCACGCAGCCGGCCGGCGCGCTCGCAGCGGGCTGGGGCTGGTGCCGCGGCGTCTTCCGGGGCTGGGTGAGCTGTGGAAGCAGGGCATGACGTGCGAGGAACTGGCTGCGCGGATCGAGCAAGTGCACCAGCCCTATCATGCGGCTTTGTCGCGCGGGCTTGAGAGCTTGCGCGACCGGTGGGGGGCGGCGTTGCTGATCGACCTCCACTCGATGCCGCCGCTCGGCCCGAAGCGCGGTTCGGATGCCGCAGTCGATTTCGTGATTGGCGACCGATTCGGCGCTTCGGCGAGCAGCAGTCTGTCGGCCGCCGCGTTCGATCACTTTACCTCGATCGGCCGTCGCGCGGCGCATAACCGGCCCTATGCCGGCGGGTACGTGCTCGACAGGCACGCGTCGCCTTCGCGCGGGTTGCACGCGTTGCAGCTTGAAATTTGCCGGGCGACCTATCTCGACAGCGAGCTGCGCGAGCCGGGACCGGGACTCGAAGCGATAACCAACGCTGTGTCGGGGCTGATTCGCCGTCTGTCGGGAGAATTGATTGGCGGCTGGGGTTTACCGCAAGCCGCGGAATAG
- a CDS encoding SapC family protein, which translates to MASAPQPQLPLFYNDLMPLNSRDHGTWKARSVDKATWVGTQHAIPLTVDEFAQAQRYFPIVFSSGDSSVPLALLGLNEGVNVYFDSDGQLAEDVYVPAYIRRYPMLLAKLTPNAEEMSLCFDPSAELMGDFEEGHALFVDGQPSDHTKGLLDFCQKFEEAGARTQAFMEELAKADLLMDGEVAIQQGDKPDQPFIYRGFKMVNQEKLRTLDGEKLKQWNEIGLLPLVFAHLFSLDLMRIIFAKQVQQGKGPGAAN; encoded by the coding sequence ATGGCCAGCGCGCCGCAACCTCAATTGCCCCTGTTCTACAATGACCTGATGCCGCTCAACAGCCGTGACCACGGCACCTGGAAAGCGCGCTCGGTGGACAAAGCCACTTGGGTCGGCACCCAGCACGCGATTCCCCTCACGGTGGACGAATTCGCGCAAGCTCAGCGTTATTTTCCGATCGTCTTTTCGTCGGGCGACAGCTCCGTTCCCCTCGCCCTGCTGGGTCTTAACGAGGGTGTGAACGTCTATTTCGACAGCGACGGTCAGCTGGCCGAAGACGTCTACGTCCCGGCTTATATTCGCCGCTATCCGATGCTCCTCGCCAAGCTGACCCCGAACGCCGAAGAGATGTCCCTCTGCTTCGACCCGTCGGCCGAGCTGATGGGCGATTTCGAAGAGGGCCATGCCCTGTTCGTAGACGGCCAGCCGAGCGACCACACCAAGGGCCTGCTCGACTTCTGCCAGAAGTTCGAAGAAGCCGGCGCCCGCACCCAGGCCTTCATGGAAGAATTGGCCAAGGCCGACCTGTTGATGGACGGCGAAGTGGCGATCCAGCAGGGCGACAAGCCTGACCAGCCCTTCATTTATCGGGGCTTCAAGATGGTGAACCAGGAAAAGCTGCGGACGCTCGATGGCGAGAAGCTCAAGCAGTGGAACGAGATCGGGCTCCTGCCGCTGGTCTTTGCCCACCTGTTCTCGCTCGACCTGATGCGGATCATTTTCGCCAAGCAGGTGCAGCAGGGCAAGGGTCCCGGCGCAGCCAACTGA
- a CDS encoding FAD-binding oxidoreductase gives MTDQEQFLAAAGELLGERGLTRDPELLQPWLTDWRGRFSGRAMALASPASTAEVSALMKLCAEFGVPVVPQGGNSGMSGGATPDETGHAMLLSLRRMNAIRHFDPTAREITCEAGVILQTLHEAAAAEHLRFPLTLGGKGSATVGGLISTNAGGTQVLRHGSMRTQVLGIEAVLADGKVFDALVPLKKDNRGFDLKQLLIGSEGTLGIVTAATLRLLPALADRAVLWAGLESVTAARALLLHSETIAGDALEGFEIMPRHSLEAVLAHVPGSRSPLQGQHEWNVLIELAADAAGADALPALAQTLLETAFEAGLVEDATIAANEAQAEQFWLLRDEIAPAERALGPAVQHDISVPVARMADFVSAAVPDVEARFPSTRAVAFGHLGDGNVHFHVLAPAGAVRGEWEAGDGKAISAFVHDLVTQWGGSISAEHGIGQLKRDELGRLGDPVQLAMMRAVKHALDPANLLNPGKLVPPCT, from the coding sequence ATGACCGATCAGGAACAATTTCTCGCAGCGGCGGGTGAGCTTCTGGGCGAGCGCGGCCTGACCCGCGATCCGGAGCTGTTGCAGCCTTGGCTGACCGATTGGCGCGGCCGTTTCAGCGGTCGCGCGATGGCCCTCGCATCGCCCGCTTCAACGGCCGAGGTCTCCGCCTTGATGAAGCTGTGCGCCGAGTTTGGAGTGCCGGTGGTGCCGCAAGGCGGAAACAGCGGCATGTCGGGCGGAGCGACTCCTGACGAGACCGGCCACGCGATGCTGCTCTCGCTGCGGCGGATGAACGCAATCCGCCATTTCGACCCCACGGCGCGCGAAATCACCTGTGAGGCCGGCGTCATCCTGCAGACCCTTCACGAGGCAGCGGCGGCGGAACACTTGCGCTTCCCGCTGACCCTGGGCGGCAAGGGCTCGGCGACTGTCGGCGGCCTGATTTCCACCAACGCCGGAGGCACGCAGGTCCTGCGTCACGGCTCGATGCGCACGCAAGTGCTCGGCATCGAAGCCGTGCTGGCCGACGGCAAAGTGTTCGACGCGCTCGTCCCGCTGAAGAAGGACAATCGCGGGTTCGATCTCAAGCAGCTGCTGATTGGGTCCGAGGGTACGCTGGGCATCGTCACCGCCGCCACGCTGCGTCTGCTTCCGGCGCTCGCGGACCGTGCCGTTCTGTGGGCTGGCCTGGAATCGGTGACCGCTGCGCGCGCCTTGCTGCTGCATAGCGAGACAATCGCCGGCGACGCGCTCGAGGGCTTCGAGATCATGCCGCGTCACAGTCTTGAGGCCGTGCTGGCCCATGTGCCCGGCTCACGCTCGCCGCTGCAGGGACAGCACGAATGGAATGTGCTGATCGAACTGGCTGCCGATGCGGCCGGGGCGGACGCCTTGCCTGCTCTCGCGCAGACGCTGCTCGAAACGGCGTTCGAAGCCGGCCTGGTCGAGGATGCGACCATCGCCGCAAACGAAGCCCAAGCGGAACAGTTCTGGCTGCTGCGCGACGAGATCGCTCCGGCCGAGCGCGCCCTGGGCCCGGCAGTGCAGCACGACATTTCGGTCCCGGTCGCCCGCATGGCGGATTTCGTTTCCGCTGCGGTGCCGGACGTCGAGGCACGGTTCCCTTCGACCCGGGCCGTCGCGTTCGGCCACCTGGGCGATGGCAACGTCCATTTTCACGTGCTCGCCCCCGCTGGCGCCGTTCGTGGCGAGTGGGAAGCGGGCGATGGCAAGGCGATCAGCGCCTTCGTCCATGACCTCGTGACCCAATGGGGCGGCTCGATCAGCGCCGAACATGGCATCGGCCAACTCAAGCGAGACGAACTGGGCCGGCTTGGCGATCCGGTGCAGCTTGCGATGATGCGCGCGGTCAAGCATGCGCTCGATCCGGCCAACCTGCTCAATCCCGGCAAACTCGTCCCGCCTTGCACCTGA
- a CDS encoding DEAD/DEAH box helicase, whose protein sequence is MKFADLGLTDELLKAVEAAGYSEPTPIQAQAIPQVQMMRDIIAIAQTGTGKTASFVLPMIDILHHGRRRARMPRSLILEPTRELAVQVAENFEKYGVNHDLKMALLIGGVQMGDQVKALDEGVDVLIATPGRLMDLFQRGKILLTGCELLVIDEADRMLDMGFIPDIEFICEKLPTTRQTLLFSATMPPPIKKLADRFLSNPKYIEVARPASTNTNIAQHKVFTSVRGKRETLRELLRTDDVHSALIFANRKTTVRELNKSLQRYGFASGEIHGDMDQSSRIAELDRFKRGDINILVASDVAARGLDIKGVSHVFNFDTPWHPDDYVHRVGRTGRAGAKGRAFTLVAPEDAEAIANVEKLTGAALPVFALAGAKEAPEPREAKEPKEPKAEKAPREKSERSRPKREPREAEARRKPAQAEPREAEPREAEAPRKPAQAEPRRSERRRPDPEDERPTEPGEWNGPVPGFLNLSAL, encoded by the coding sequence ATGAAGTTCGCCGATCTCGGCCTAACCGATGAATTGCTGAAGGCGGTCGAAGCCGCTGGATACAGCGAACCTACGCCCATCCAGGCGCAGGCGATCCCGCAGGTCCAGATGATGCGCGACATCATCGCCATCGCCCAGACCGGCACCGGCAAGACCGCCAGCTTCGTGCTGCCGATGATAGACATTCTCCATCACGGCCGCCGCCGCGCGCGGATGCCGCGCTCGCTGATCCTGGAACCGACGCGCGAACTCGCGGTGCAGGTGGCGGAGAACTTCGAGAAGTACGGCGTCAACCACGACCTGAAGATGGCGCTGCTGATCGGCGGCGTGCAGATGGGCGACCAGGTTAAGGCGCTCGACGAAGGCGTTGACGTGCTGATCGCCACGCCGGGCCGGCTGATGGACCTGTTCCAGCGCGGGAAGATCCTGCTTACCGGCTGTGAGCTGTTGGTCATCGACGAAGCCGACCGCATGCTCGACATGGGTTTCATCCCCGATATCGAGTTCATCTGCGAAAAGCTGCCGACCACCCGGCAGACCTTGCTGTTCTCGGCGACGATGCCGCCGCCGATCAAGAAGCTGGCCGACCGCTTCCTCAGCAATCCGAAATATATCGAGGTGGCCCGGCCGGCCTCGACCAACACCAACATCGCCCAGCACAAGGTCTTCACCAGCGTCCGCGGCAAGCGCGAGACGCTGCGCGAGCTGCTGCGTACCGATGACGTGCACAGCGCGCTGATCTTCGCCAATCGCAAGACCACCGTGCGGGAGCTCAACAAGAGCCTGCAACGGTACGGCTTCGCTTCGGGCGAGATTCACGGCGACATGGATCAGTCGAGCCGGATTGCGGAACTCGACCGGTTCAAGAGGGGCGATATCAACATCCTCGTCGCCTCTGACGTCGCGGCACGCGGTCTCGACATCAAGGGCGTGAGCCACGTGTTCAACTTCGACACGCCGTGGCACCCCGACGACTACGTCCACCGCGTTGGCCGGACCGGCCGCGCAGGGGCCAAGGGCCGGGCTTTCACGCTCGTCGCGCCCGAGGATGCCGAAGCGATCGCCAACGTCGAGAAGCTGACAGGCGCTGCCTTGCCGGTGTTTGCCCTGGCTGGCGCGAAGGAAGCCCCGGAACCTAGGGAAGCCAAGGAACCCAAGGAACCCAAGGCTGAAAAGGCTCCGCGCGAGAAGTCCGAACGGAGCAGGCCGAAGCGCGAACCGCGCGAGGCCGAGGCCCGCCGGAAGCCCGCTCAGGCAGAACCGCGCGAGGCAGAGCCGCGTGAGGCAGAGGCTCCTCGGAAACCGGCCCAGGCAGAGCCGCGTCGCTCCGAGCGTCGCCGGCCCGATCCGGAAGACGAACGTCCGACCGAACCGGGTGAATGGAACGGTCCGGTTCCGGGCTTCCTCAACCTCTCGGCACTTTAA
- a CDS encoding ATP-dependent helicase, whose amino-acid sequence MTDTPLPATEPAEVPAWLDGLNAPQKQAVLTTEGPVLMLAGAGTGKTAALTARLAYLIRTRRAWPSEILCVTFTNKAAREMRHRVGQLIGDAVEGMPWLGTFHSICAKMLRRHAELVGLQSNYTIIDTDDQLRLLKQLIQENDLDEKRWPARQLAGLIDRWKNRGLNPEDLDAVENEAYANGKGQKMYALYQARLKALNACDFGDLLLHMLNVFRRERDILESYQQRFKYVLVDEYQDTNAVQYLWLRLLAQTRKNICVVGDDDQSIYSWRGAEVANILRFEKDFPGAAVIKLEQNYRSTPQILAAASGLIEANSSRLGKTLWTERGGGEKVRVIGVWDAPEEARRLGEEIERLEREGAPLEGVAILVRAQYQTREFEDRFIQIGLNYRIVGGFRFYERAEIRDALAYLRVIAQPADDLAFERIHNQPKRGLGAKALEKMHQHARRQDIPLAAAALEIADSDELPARARGTIAGLMSSFLRWRELAEQESPAELLRRVLEESGYDAMLKAERTSESAGRQDNLVELARAMEEYDTLGDFLEHVSLVMDNDAADDTEKVTIMTIHAAKGLEFDHVFLPGWEEGVFPSQRALDEGGLASLEEERRLAYVAITRAKRRCTIMHAANRRIYGQWTSSIPSRFIAELPAEHIAQETTLTGGASLWRANWSEQDDPFAHVSEARPDRSQARGPGWQRALSTGYDRLPKRLPEPSRSAASFAAKPRTDIAIGARVFHDKFGYGEVVDQEGNKLEIEFEASGRKRVIDSFVKPA is encoded by the coding sequence GTGACCGATACCCCCCTCCCCGCCACTGAACCTGCCGAAGTCCCCGCGTGGCTCGATGGGCTGAACGCGCCGCAGAAACAGGCCGTCCTGACCACTGAAGGTCCGGTGCTGATGCTGGCGGGTGCCGGGACCGGGAAGACCGCCGCGCTTACCGCGCGCCTCGCTTACCTGATCCGCACTCGCCGCGCCTGGCCGAGCGAGATCCTCTGCGTGACCTTCACCAACAAGGCGGCGCGCGAGATGCGCCACCGCGTTGGCCAGCTCATTGGCGATGCAGTGGAAGGGATGCCCTGGCTTGGCACCTTCCACTCGATCTGCGCGAAGATGCTCCGCCGCCACGCCGAACTGGTCGGGTTACAGAGCAACTACACCATCATCGACACCGACGATCAGCTACGTTTGCTCAAACAGTTGATCCAGGAAAACGACCTCGACGAAAAGCGTTGGCCCGCGCGCCAGCTCGCTGGGTTGATCGACCGCTGGAAGAACCGCGGCCTCAACCCCGAAGACCTCGATGCGGTCGAGAACGAGGCCTACGCCAACGGCAAGGGCCAGAAGATGTACGCGCTCTACCAGGCGCGGCTGAAGGCGCTCAACGCCTGCGACTTCGGCGACTTGCTGCTGCACATGCTCAACGTGTTCCGGCGCGAGCGGGATATTCTCGAGAGCTACCAGCAGCGGTTCAAGTACGTGCTGGTGGACGAATACCAGGACACCAACGCCGTTCAGTACTTGTGGCTGCGGCTGCTCGCCCAGACGCGCAAGAACATCTGCGTGGTGGGGGACGACGACCAGTCGATCTATTCATGGCGCGGCGCAGAAGTCGCCAATATCCTGCGGTTCGAAAAGGATTTTCCCGGCGCCGCGGTTATCAAGCTGGAGCAGAACTACCGCTCGACCCCGCAGATCCTCGCGGCGGCCAGCGGCCTGATCGAGGCCAACAGCTCACGCCTCGGCAAGACGCTGTGGACCGAGCGCGGCGGCGGCGAGAAGGTCCGGGTGATCGGGGTATGGGACGCGCCAGAGGAAGCGCGCCGCCTCGGTGAAGAGATCGAACGGCTCGAACGCGAAGGCGCCCCGCTGGAAGGCGTGGCGATCCTGGTACGCGCGCAGTACCAGACCCGCGAGTTCGAAGACCGCTTCATCCAGATCGGCCTCAACTACCGCATCGTCGGCGGCTTCCGGTTCTACGAACGTGCCGAGATCCGCGATGCGCTGGCTTACCTCCGGGTCATCGCCCAGCCGGCGGACGACCTGGCGTTCGAACGCATCCACAACCAGCCGAAGCGCGGCTTGGGCGCCAAGGCGCTCGAGAAGATGCACCAGCATGCCCGTCGGCAGGACATTCCGCTGGCGGCCGCTGCCCTGGAGATCGCCGACAGCGACGAGCTGCCCGCTCGCGCTCGGGGGACGATCGCTGGCCTGATGTCCTCGTTCCTGCGCTGGCGCGAGCTGGCCGAACAAGAGAGCCCCGCCGAACTGCTCCGCCGCGTGCTGGAGGAAAGCGGCTACGACGCCATGCTCAAGGCGGAGCGCACCTCGGAAAGCGCCGGGCGGCAGGACAACCTTGTCGAGCTAGCCCGGGCGATGGAGGAGTACGACACGCTCGGCGACTTCCTCGAACACGTCAGCCTGGTGATGGACAACGATGCGGCCGACGACACCGAGAAGGTCACCATCATGACCATCCACGCGGCCAAAGGGCTGGAGTTCGACCACGTGTTCCTGCCCGGCTGGGAGGAAGGTGTGTTCCCGAGCCAGCGCGCGCTCGACGAAGGCGGGCTGGCTTCGCTGGAGGAGGAGCGCCGCCTCGCTTACGTCGCCATTACCCGCGCCAAGCGGCGGTGCACGATCATGCATGCGGCGAACCGGCGTATTTACGGGCAATGGACCAGCTCGATCCCCTCGCGCTTCATCGCCGAGCTTCCAGCGGAGCACATCGCCCAGGAAACGACGCTCACCGGCGGCGCCTCGCTCTGGCGCGCCAACTGGAGCGAGCAGGATGATCCCTTTGCACATGTCAGTGAGGCCCGCCCCGACCGCAGCCAAGCGCGAGGCCCGGGATGGCAGCGTGCCCTATCGACAGGCTATGACCGTCTGCCCAAGCGCCTGCCGGAACCCAGCCGCAGCGCCGCGAGCTTTGCCGCCAAGCCGCGCACCGACATCGCGATCGGCGCACGCGTGTTCCACGACAAGTTCGGTTACGGCGAGGTAGTCGATCAGGAAGGCAACAAGCTGGAGATCGAATTCGAGGCCAGCGGCCGCAAGCGAGTGATCGACAGCTTCGTCAAGCCCGCCTGA
- a CDS encoding MFS transporter, translated as MTSPLKTHRRVLAASLVGTAVEFYDFYVYATAAALVFGQLFFPAESTAAQQMFSFMSFGLAFVARPVGAIAFGHFGDRLGRKSTLVSSLLLMGISTLLIAFLPTYAMVGWVAPLLLCILRFGQGFGLGGEWGGATLLAVENAPKGWEARFGSAPQLGAPVGFLAANGLFLLLGLGLSDQAFTAWGWRVPFLLSALLVGIGLWVRLSIGETPAFKEALEKAPPPKVPLGMVLRYHWGSVLAASAGVVSAFAIFYLATAFTLSHMTLERGAEREVILGLQLGANLFLALGIVLAAVGSDRFGSSKMLGWGAGATILLGAVFGQVLTEGSLPVLFVTIAAALLVMGFVYGPLGGWMPGLFPVTVRYTGMSIAFNAGGIVGGAVAPIAAQNLSAAGATPLIGLLLSVAGVMTLAGVILARPVGAEE; from the coding sequence TTGACATCACCGCTTAAAACGCATCGCAGGGTGCTCGCTGCCTCGCTCGTCGGCACGGCGGTCGAGTTCTACGATTTCTACGTCTACGCCACCGCGGCGGCACTGGTGTTCGGCCAGCTGTTCTTTCCTGCCGAAAGCACTGCCGCGCAACAGATGTTCAGCTTCATGAGCTTCGGCCTGGCCTTCGTGGCGAGGCCCGTCGGGGCGATTGCGTTCGGGCACTTCGGCGACCGGCTCGGCCGCAAGTCCACGCTGGTGAGCTCGCTCCTGCTCATGGGCATCTCGACCTTGCTCATCGCATTCCTGCCGACTTACGCGATGGTCGGCTGGGTCGCCCCCTTGCTGTTGTGCATCCTGCGGTTCGGGCAGGGCTTTGGCCTCGGCGGCGAGTGGGGCGGGGCAACCTTGCTGGCGGTCGAGAACGCGCCCAAGGGCTGGGAAGCCCGGTTCGGTTCGGCACCGCAACTTGGCGCGCCTGTCGGCTTCCTCGCAGCGAACGGCCTGTTCCTGTTGCTCGGGCTGGGCCTGTCCGACCAGGCCTTCACCGCCTGGGGCTGGCGAGTGCCCTTCCTGCTGAGCGCGCTGCTGGTGGGGATCGGTCTATGGGTGCGGCTGAGCATCGGCGAAACGCCCGCCTTCAAGGAAGCGTTGGAGAAAGCTCCGCCGCCCAAGGTTCCGCTCGGCATGGTGCTGCGATACCACTGGGGATCGGTCCTGGCGGCGAGCGCCGGCGTGGTCTCGGCCTTTGCGATCTTCTACCTCGCGACCGCCTTCACCCTCAGCCACATGACGCTCGAGCGCGGCGCGGAACGCGAGGTCATCCTCGGCCTGCAACTTGGCGCAAACCTGTTCCTGGCGCTCGGCATCGTCCTCGCGGCGGTGGGCTCGGACCGGTTCGGGTCGAGCAAGATGCTCGGCTGGGGCGCCGGAGCGACAATCCTGCTGGGCGCGGTCTTCGGTCAGGTCCTGACCGAGGGATCGCTGCCCGTGCTGTTCGTGACCATCGCCGCGGCCTTGCTGGTGATGGGCTTCGTCTACGGTCCGCTCGGCGGCTGGATGCCGGGGCTGTTCCCGGTGACGGTGCGCTACACCGGGATGTCGATCGCCTTCAACGCCGGGGGCATCGTCGGCGGAGCCGTCGCGCCGATCGCGGCGCAGAACCTGAGCGCGGCGGGAGCCACTCCGTTGATCGGATTGCTGCTGAGCGTCGCCGGCGTAATGACCCTGGCGGGTGTTATCCTTGCGCGGCCGGTAGGCGCAGAAGAGTAA
- the rsmD gene encoding 16S rRNA (guanine(966)-N(2))-methyltransferase RsmD, translating into MRIIAGEWRRRLLKAPPGDDTRPTADRTRETLFAMLLSRLGSFEGLAVADLFAGSGALGLEALSRGAASCLFVENDPAAIRALRANIAALRAQQQCDVRATSVLQLGPAKAPVDLILLDPPYGSGAGAVALDKLFRHGWINEATWIALETAQDEKVQVKSLEIESERKVGKAKLTLLRLPAAQG; encoded by the coding sequence GTGAGAATCATCGCTGGTGAATGGCGCCGCCGACTGCTGAAGGCGCCGCCGGGCGATGACACTCGCCCTACCGCAGACCGCACACGGGAAACGCTGTTCGCGATGTTGCTCAGCAGGCTCGGCAGCTTCGAGGGCCTGGCGGTAGCCGATCTGTTCGCAGGGTCGGGCGCGCTCGGCCTGGAGGCCTTGTCGCGCGGTGCAGCGAGTTGCCTGTTCGTCGAGAACGATCCCGCCGCGATCCGCGCCTTGCGCGCGAACATTGCGGCGCTGCGGGCTCAGCAGCAATGCGACGTACGCGCCACTTCGGTGTTGCAGCTCGGGCCGGCCAAGGCCCCGGTGGACCTGATACTGCTCGATCCGCCCTATGGCAGCGGCGCGGGCGCGGTGGCGCTCGACAAGCTGTTCCGTCATGGCTGGATCAATGAAGCGACCTGGATCGCGCTCGAAACAGCGCAAGACGAAAAGGTTCAGGTTAAGTCGCTCGAGATCGAAAGCGAACGCAAAGTCGGCAAGGCGAAGCTTACTCTTCTGCGCCTACCGGCCGCGCAAGGATAA